A genomic window from Nitrospirota bacterium includes:
- a CDS encoding FAD-dependent oxidoreductase encodes MARVVIIGASIGGLPAAYECRKALGKAHQVTVVSNVDYFHFVPSNPWVAVGWRTRKDISFPLAPVLRKKGIEFLHAAADRIDPARSVVVTARGEVPYDYLIVATGPKLNFGAVPGLGPSAYTQSICTVDHAEQAWGTYQAFLKDPGPIVVGAAQGASCFGPAYEMAFILDTDLRKKRIRRKVPITFVTPEPYAGHMGLAGVGKSRRLMEDEFADHSITPVTGVAMREVQPGRVILETGQEIPFRYAMFIPPFAGVDAVAATPGLCNPKGFVTVDAYQANPTHKNIYAVGVCVAIPPVEQTPIPTGAPKTGYMIESMVAAAVHNIKADIENDPKRETATWNAICLADMGDTGVAFVALPEIPPRDVTWAKKGKWVHLAKAGLEKYFLYKMKRGVSEPFYERAILRSLGITKLTRPA; translated from the coding sequence ATGGCGCGGGTGGTGATCATCGGGGCTTCGATCGGCGGACTACCGGCCGCGTACGAGTGCCGTAAGGCGCTCGGCAAGGCGCATCAAGTCACCGTGGTGTCCAACGTCGATTACTTCCATTTCGTGCCTTCCAACCCTTGGGTCGCGGTCGGATGGCGGACGCGCAAGGACATCAGCTTTCCCCTGGCGCCGGTCTTGAGGAAAAAAGGAATCGAGTTCCTCCACGCCGCGGCCGACCGAATCGACCCGGCTCGGAGCGTGGTGGTCACGGCGCGGGGCGAGGTGCCGTACGACTACCTCATCGTCGCCACCGGCCCCAAGTTGAACTTCGGCGCCGTGCCGGGGCTGGGGCCGAGCGCGTACACCCAATCGATCTGCACGGTTGATCACGCCGAACAGGCGTGGGGCACCTATCAAGCCTTCCTCAAGGATCCGGGCCCGATCGTGGTAGGAGCGGCGCAAGGTGCGTCGTGTTTCGGCCCCGCGTACGAAATGGCCTTCATCCTGGATACGGATCTCAGAAAAAAACGGATTCGGCGCAAGGTGCCGATCACGTTCGTGACGCCCGAACCGTACGCCGGCCACATGGGGCTCGCGGGGGTCGGGAAATCCAGGCGCCTGATGGAGGACGAGTTCGCCGATCACTCGATCACCCCGGTGACCGGCGTCGCGATGCGCGAAGTACAACCGGGTCGGGTGATTCTGGAAACAGGGCAAGAGATTCCGTTCCGGTACGCGATGTTCATCCCGCCGTTCGCCGGCGTCGACGCGGTCGCGGCCACGCCCGGGTTGTGCAACCCCAAAGGCTTCGTCACGGTCGATGCCTACCAGGCCAACCCCACGCACAAGAATATCTACGCGGTGGGCGTCTGCGTCGCGATCCCGCCGGTTGAGCAGACGCCGATCCCCACCGGTGCGCCCAAGACCGGCTATATGATCGAATCCATGGTTGCCGCGGCCGTCCACAACATCAAGGCCGACATCGAGAACGATCCCAAACGCGAGACCGCGACGTGGAACGCGATCTGCCTCGCGGATATGGGCGATACCGGGGTGGCGTTCGTCGCCCTGCCAGAGATACCGCCTCGGGACGTGACGTGGGCCAAAAAGGGCAAGTGGGTCCATCTCGCCAAGGCGGGGCTGGAAAAGTACTTTTTGTACAAGATGAAGCGCGGGGTGAGCGAGCCGTTCTACGAGCGGGCGATCCTTCGCTCGCTGGGGATCACCAAGCTCACGCGGCCAGCGTAA
- a CDS encoding universal stress protein codes for MKIIVAVDGSKFSRWATDLLVGLPLAEEPEIEIMHVVDVPTVTEALIAPSMVEKYRKGSAAMAEKKFELAQRLTAQVLERVRKRWSRVGAIITRGPVADTIVARARKEKADLIIVGARGLSNIQRFLLGSVSQKIVTYAPCAVLVVKQKIRALKRVLVAVDGSKASDKAVRFLRTRFVPKKLQGTVMYVWEYPIHPHPSSALMQVIAKKYSEPLARSGLRTNAMWVMGHSAQKIVNVASQKRPHLIVVGSRGLTGLNRFLLGGVSHQVVKHSREAVLVVR; via the coding sequence ATGAAAATCATCGTGGCGGTCGATGGCTCCAAATTTTCGCGCTGGGCCACGGACCTGCTGGTGGGTCTTCCGTTGGCCGAAGAACCCGAGATCGAGATCATGCACGTGGTGGACGTCCCGACCGTGACGGAGGCGTTGATCGCCCCGTCGATGGTGGAGAAGTATCGGAAGGGGAGCGCGGCGATGGCCGAAAAGAAATTCGAGCTGGCGCAGCGGCTGACCGCGCAGGTCCTCGAGCGGGTGCGGAAGCGGTGGAGCCGGGTCGGAGCGATCATCACGCGTGGGCCCGTCGCCGACACGATCGTGGCCCGCGCCCGGAAGGAGAAAGCGGATCTCATCATCGTGGGCGCTCGCGGCCTGAGCAATATCCAACGCTTCCTGTTGGGGAGCGTGTCGCAGAAGATCGTGACGTACGCCCCCTGCGCGGTCCTGGTCGTCAAGCAGAAAATCCGCGCGCTCAAGCGGGTGCTGGTGGCGGTGGACGGTTCCAAGGCTTCGGACAAAGCCGTGCGATTTCTGCGAACCCGGTTCGTTCCCAAGAAACTCCAGGGAACGGTCATGTACGTGTGGGAATATCCGATTCATCCTCATCCGTCCAGCGCGCTGATGCAAGTCATCGCCAAGAAGTACTCCGAGCCGTTGGCTCGATCCGGACTCCGAACGAACGCCATGTGGGTGATGGGGCACTCGGCCCAGAAGATCGTGAACGTTGCCTCGCAGAAACGGCCGCATCTGATCGTCGTCGGATCCAGGGGCCTCACCGGCCTCAACCGCTTCCTGTTGGGAGGCGTCTCGCATCAAGTCGTCAAACACAGCCGTGAAGCCGTCTTGGTGGTGCGGTGA
- a CDS encoding hydrogenase maturation protease yields the protein MHLEPRPRLLRRVVIGVGNPWRGDDALGLEVAERVKLRAPDIEVKAYRGDVLDVCAVWNHAELAVVVDAMASKEMPGTIRRYDVCGATLPYAAFRGSTHAFGLGDAVALACAIGALPPRLVVYGVVGARFDLGQVMSPAVARVLDDLVEQILVECAAHA from the coding sequence GTGCATCTGGAGCCGCGACCTCGGCTGCTGCGGAGGGTGGTGATCGGGGTGGGCAACCCATGGCGGGGAGACGACGCCCTCGGGCTGGAGGTTGCGGAGCGTGTGAAGCTGCGGGCGCCTGACATCGAGGTCAAGGCGTACCGCGGTGACGTCCTGGATGTGTGTGCGGTCTGGAACCACGCCGAGCTGGCGGTGGTGGTCGACGCGATGGCCTCTAAAGAAATGCCGGGTACGATCCGGCGATACGATGTTTGCGGCGCCACCCTTCCCTACGCGGCGTTTCGCGGGTCGACCCATGCCTTTGGTTTGGGCGACGCCGTGGCGTTGGCTTGCGCGATCGGTGCACTCCCGCCTCGCTTGGTGGTGTACGGTGTGGTGGGAGCGCGTTTCGATCTCGGACAGGTGATGAGCCCGGCGGTGGCTCGGGTGCTGGACGACCTGGTCGAGCAGATCCTTGTCGAGTGCGCCGCCCATGCATGA
- the hypF gene encoding carbamoyltransferase HypF: MIRTSADVVPPRAPASAQALLERRCLVVSGLVQGVGFRPFVYRLATELGLSGWVKNTPVGVCVEVEGEAGAIDELARRLRSEPPPNAVIRRVEMTAGAAVGVSGFSIEPSDAAGAAESQVPQDLAPCRDCTAEVFDPGDRLYRYPFATCTQCGPRFTIIQSMPYDRAHTTMASFALCAECRRDYEDPMTRRFHAQAVACAACGPQLALWDTNGRTLSSDDDALREAADAIRRGLIVAVKGVGGFHLMADASNDAAVRELRRRKQRPDKPFAVLCGSLDVVRSICRVGDVEASLLRSAQAPIVILPARRSDVAPSVAPGNPHLGVMLPPSLLHLLLMHDLRTPVVATSGNRSDEPICTREHEAVARFRDIADLLLVHDRPIARHADDSVVRVIAGEGVVLRLGRGYAPLAVPGTPSRPMMLAVGGGHKNAVAVVTSNGTVLSQHVGSLANPDSRVVFHRTAADLAWLHGVSPDALVCDLHPDDPAAPEARAPGRAMIPIQHHHAHIVSCMAEHELDGPVLGVAWDGTGYGTDGTIWGGEFLVADRASWRRIGHLRRFRLPGADHAVREPRRSALGVLFELFGTRAIERTDLAPVASFSESDRAIMGRMLGRGINSPVTSSAGRLFDAVSALIGIRQITTFEGQAAMELEFAAEEIPPHLPLRKIPPSPLWQRGVRGDLPAGDRGESQSTGEPYPIEVMERGGVLVVDWGPTILAIVDDLERGVPASWMARAFHDALVDAIVAVAQRAGQERVVLTGGCFQNRYLTERALDRLVASGFRVYRHRSVPPNDGGLALGQGVAASRQLHPPPSPPPQRGRAREGVALSRPS; encoded by the coding sequence ATGATCCGGACTTCAGCGGACGTGGTCCCACCGCGCGCGCCGGCGTCGGCCCAGGCATTGCTGGAACGGCGCTGTCTGGTGGTCAGCGGTCTGGTGCAGGGCGTGGGGTTTCGTCCGTTCGTGTATCGGCTCGCCACGGAGTTGGGGCTTTCCGGTTGGGTCAAGAACACGCCGGTTGGGGTCTGCGTCGAGGTCGAGGGTGAGGCAGGCGCCATCGACGAGCTGGCGCGACGCCTCCGGTCGGAGCCTCCGCCGAACGCGGTGATCCGGCGCGTGGAGATGACGGCCGGGGCCGCGGTGGGCGTCTCGGGATTTTCGATCGAGCCGTCCGACGCGGCGGGAGCGGCGGAGAGCCAGGTGCCGCAGGATCTAGCCCCGTGCCGGGACTGCACGGCCGAGGTGTTCGATCCCGGAGACCGGCTCTACCGCTATCCATTCGCCACCTGCACGCAATGCGGCCCGCGGTTCACGATCATCCAATCGATGCCGTACGACCGGGCGCATACCACTATGGCGTCCTTCGCGTTGTGTGCCGAGTGCCGCCGCGACTACGAAGATCCCATGACCCGGCGATTTCACGCCCAGGCCGTGGCCTGCGCCGCGTGCGGCCCGCAGCTCGCGTTGTGGGACACGAACGGGCGGACCCTGTCATCGGACGACGACGCGTTGCGCGAGGCGGCCGACGCGATCCGGCGAGGGCTGATCGTGGCGGTCAAGGGCGTGGGCGGCTTCCATTTGATGGCAGACGCCTCGAATGACGCCGCGGTGCGCGAACTCCGCCGCCGCAAGCAGCGGCCGGACAAGCCTTTCGCCGTTCTGTGCGGCTCACTCGACGTTGTTCGGTCGATCTGCCGCGTGGGTGACGTCGAGGCCTCGCTGCTGCGTTCGGCCCAGGCCCCAATCGTGATCCTGCCCGCGCGACGGTCGGACGTGGCTCCGTCGGTCGCGCCCGGTAACCCACATCTCGGGGTCATGTTGCCCCCGTCGCTGCTCCATCTCCTGTTGATGCACGACCTGCGAACCCCCGTGGTCGCCACCAGCGGGAATCGGTCCGATGAGCCGATCTGCACGCGCGAGCACGAGGCGGTCGCGCGGTTCCGCGACATCGCGGACCTCTTGTTGGTGCACGACCGCCCGATCGCACGGCACGCGGATGATTCCGTGGTACGGGTGATCGCGGGAGAGGGCGTGGTGCTTCGACTGGGTCGGGGCTACGCGCCGCTTGCGGTCCCCGGGACGCCAAGCCGACCGATGATGCTGGCCGTGGGCGGTGGGCACAAGAACGCCGTGGCAGTGGTCACAAGCAACGGGACCGTGCTGAGCCAGCACGTCGGGAGCTTGGCCAACCCGGACAGCCGGGTGGTGTTTCACCGCACCGCGGCGGACCTGGCTTGGCTGCACGGGGTGTCGCCCGACGCGCTGGTCTGTGACCTTCATCCGGATGATCCCGCGGCCCCCGAAGCGCGAGCACCGGGGCGCGCCATGATCCCGATCCAGCATCACCACGCCCACATCGTGTCCTGTATGGCGGAACACGAGCTGGACGGCCCGGTGCTGGGTGTGGCCTGGGACGGGACCGGGTACGGAACCGACGGCACGATCTGGGGCGGCGAGTTTCTGGTGGCGGATCGAGCGTCCTGGCGCCGCATCGGCCACCTCCGGCGGTTTCGGTTGCCTGGTGCGGATCACGCGGTGCGGGAGCCGCGGCGCTCGGCGCTCGGCGTGTTGTTCGAGCTGTTCGGCACGCGCGCCATTGAACGGACCGATCTGGCGCCGGTTGCGTCGTTCTCCGAGTCGGACCGGGCGATTATGGGCCGGATGCTCGGCCGAGGGATCAACTCGCCCGTGACATCGAGCGCCGGCCGGCTCTTTGATGCGGTTTCAGCATTGATCGGGATTCGGCAGATTACGACGTTCGAAGGCCAGGCCGCGATGGAACTGGAGTTCGCCGCGGAAGAAATCCCCCCTCACCTTCCTTTGAGAAAAATCCCCCCATCCCCCCTTTGGCAAAGGGGGGTAAGGGGGGATTTGCCGGCAGGGGATCGGGGGGAATCGCAGTCTACCGGTGAGCCATATCCAATTGAGGTCATGGAGCGGGGTGGAGTTCTCGTGGTTGATTGGGGCCCGACGATCCTCGCGATAGTCGACGACCTCGAACGCGGCGTCCCCGCGTCATGGATGGCGCGGGCGTTTCATGACGCGCTCGTCGACGCGATCGTGGCCGTGGCACAACGCGCCGGGCAGGAGCGGGTGGTATTGACCGGCGGGTGCTTTCAGAATCGATACCTGACCGAACGCGCGCTGGACAGGCTCGTCGCGTCAGGGTTCCGGGTTTACCGGCACCGGTCTGTTCCGCCCAACGATGGCGGCCTCGCGCTCGGACAAGGTGTGGCGGCGTCCAGGCAATTGCACCCCCCACCCTCCCCTCCCCCTCAACGGGGGAGGGCAAGGGAGGGGGTGGCACTTTCCAGGCCTTCATAA
- a CDS encoding ankyrin repeat domain-containing protein codes for MLTSVGRVGLCVGTLVLVVCGWGVVPKEAGARKAEPSRSTQSQVVALFDAAWSGQTDTVKTLLAAGVNVNARDPASKTALMAASVNGYAETVKVLLAAGADVNAQDEYGETALMNAAFNGYVDILDLLVTAGADVNAARESGDTALMDAAWNGDLRIVNALLAAGAEVNARTIDGDTALMLASSKGHVDVVRSLLAMGADVNAENRYGDSAIDLAVEEGYLSVVRLLLKAR; via the coding sequence ATGCTGACGTCGGTCGGTCGTGTGGGGTTGTGCGTGGGAACATTGGTGCTCGTGGTGTGCGGGTGGGGAGTGGTCCCGAAGGAGGCGGGGGCGAGAAAAGCTGAACCCAGCCGTAGTACCCAGTCTCAGGTGGTGGCGTTGTTCGACGCGGCGTGGAGCGGCCAGACCGACACGGTCAAGACGCTGCTGGCTGCGGGAGTCAACGTCAATGCGAGGGACCCCGCGTCCAAGACCGCGCTGATGGCCGCATCCGTCAACGGCTACGCCGAGACGGTTAAGGTGCTGCTGGCCGCGGGCGCCGACGTCAACGCGCAGGACGAGTATGGGGAAACCGCACTGATGAACGCCGCGTTCAACGGGTACGTGGACATCCTGGACCTATTGGTCACTGCGGGCGCGGACGTGAACGCGGCGCGTGAAAGCGGCGATACCGCGCTGATGGATGCGGCCTGGAACGGGGACCTCCGCATCGTCAACGCCTTGCTCGCGGCGGGCGCCGAGGTCAATGCCCGCACAATCGACGGCGACACCGCGCTGATGTTGGCGTCGTCGAAAGGGCACGTCGACGTTGTTCGATCCCTGCTTGCGATGGGGGCGGACGTCAACGCGGAGAACCGGTACGGAGACTCCGCAATCGATCTGGCGGTCGAGGAAGGATATCTGAGCGTGGTGCGGCTGTTGCTCAAGGCTCGGTGA
- the hypD gene encoding hydrogenase formation protein HypD: MRFVDEYRDSDAAAEVATAIGRITTKPWTIMEVCGGQTHAIVRFGIDQLLPKGLTLVHGPGCPVCVTPIELIDAAIEIASRDDVIFCSFGDMLRVPGSSRDLLAVKASGGDVRIVYSPLDALALAKRQPAKQVVFFAVGFETTAPANAMAVYRARHEGVDNFSVLVAHVLVPPAMSSILASPNNRVQGFLAAGHVCAVMGYTEYEPLAQCFRVPIVVTGFEPLDILQGVYLCVKQLENGRAEVENQYARTVRREGNAQAQAMVLEVFEVAGRTWRGIGDIPGSGLALRPRYASHDALQRFPLQQLAQSRDTECIAGEILLGGKNPTDCPAFGARCTPEHPLGAPMVSSEGACAAYYRYRRSPPTHYLPRKGGGETNGAPR; the protein is encoded by the coding sequence ATGAGATTCGTCGACGAGTACCGCGATTCCGACGCGGCCGCCGAGGTCGCGACCGCGATCGGGCGCATCACCACCAAGCCGTGGACCATCATGGAGGTGTGCGGCGGCCAGACCCACGCGATCGTGCGATTCGGCATCGACCAACTGCTCCCGAAGGGCCTCACCCTGGTCCACGGGCCGGGGTGCCCGGTGTGCGTGACGCCGATCGAGTTGATCGACGCCGCCATCGAGATCGCTTCGCGGGACGACGTCATCTTCTGTTCGTTCGGCGACATGTTGCGCGTCCCGGGTTCGTCGCGGGATCTGTTGGCCGTGAAGGCGAGCGGGGGCGACGTGCGGATCGTGTATTCGCCGCTGGATGCGCTGGCGCTCGCCAAGCGGCAGCCTGCGAAACAGGTGGTGTTCTTCGCGGTGGGGTTCGAGACCACGGCGCCGGCCAATGCCATGGCGGTCTATCGCGCGCGCCACGAAGGTGTCGACAACTTCTCGGTCCTGGTCGCCCACGTCTTGGTGCCGCCCGCGATGTCCTCGATCCTGGCCTCACCTAACAACCGCGTCCAAGGGTTTTTGGCCGCGGGCCACGTGTGCGCGGTGATGGGCTACACCGAGTACGAGCCGTTGGCGCAATGCTTCCGAGTGCCGATCGTGGTCACGGGCTTTGAGCCGCTCGACATCCTCCAGGGCGTGTACCTGTGCGTCAAACAATTGGAGAACGGGCGGGCCGAGGTCGAGAACCAATACGCCCGCACCGTGCGGCGGGAGGGAAATGCCCAGGCCCAGGCCATGGTACTGGAAGTCTTCGAAGTGGCGGGGCGGACGTGGCGCGGCATCGGAGACATCCCTGGCAGCGGCCTGGCGCTGCGCCCGCGTTACGCGAGCCACGACGCGCTGCAACGGTTTCCGTTGCAGCAGCTGGCGCAGAGCCGGGACACCGAGTGCATCGCGGGTGAGATCCTGCTGGGGGGGAAAAACCCGACCGACTGTCCCGCGTTCGGGGCGCGATGCACCCCGGAACATCCGTTGGGCGCGCCCATGGTCTCGTCCGAAGGCGCGTGCGCCGCCTACTATCGGTATCGGCGATCACCCCCCACCCATTACCTCCCCCGCAAGGGGGGAGGGGAGACCAATGGAGCGCCGCGATGA
- a CDS encoding hydrogenase maturation nickel metallochaperone HypA has product MHETAWLTALVRTVASVARRDGAKRVVGVTVRLGPASALSIEHIREGFADAARGTIAEGARLVITQVGVEAGPIDRNEGLDSIEIET; this is encoded by the coding sequence ATGCATGAAACCGCGTGGCTCACTGCCCTCGTTCGGACCGTGGCGTCCGTGGCGCGCCGTGACGGCGCCAAACGCGTGGTCGGCGTGACCGTGCGCCTGGGTCCCGCATCGGCGCTCTCCATCGAGCACATTCGTGAAGGGTTTGCCGATGCGGCGCGCGGCACGATCGCCGAGGGCGCACGACTGGTCATCACCCAGGTCGGGGTGGAAGCGGGGCCCATCGACCGCAACGAAGGGTTGGACAGCATCGAGATCGAGACATGA
- a CDS encoding cation:proton antiporter family protein, with amino-acid sequence MVAAVCGYVARWLRQPLVVAFVAVGILVGPAGLHWVQSADQVDLLAKIGITLLLFVVGLRLDLHVIRSLGRVALAVGSGQVVFTALAGYPIALALGLAPIPALYVSVALTFSSTVIIVKLLSDKREIDALHGRIALGILIVQDLVVVLAMIVLAAFGAAGRDDVFGYGMLGVVSGGVAFLGGVALMMRYVLPRLLDRLAASTELLILFAVAWGVSLAALAETLGFGEEVGAFVAGVSLASTQYREAIGSRLVGLRDFLLLFFFVSLGAQQDIGLLDTQIGPALVLSLFVLIGNPLIVMIIMGAMGYRKRTGLLTGLTVAQISEFSFILGSLGRDLGHIDSGALGLITLVGLVTIALSTYMILYSHVLYERFAPWLGAFERRTAHREEALDSPDAAPQADVIVFGLGRYGSRIVAGLRRRGAAVLGVDFDPEAVARCRSLGVPTHYGDAEDPEFPANLPLGRTRWVVSTTPVREVNMALLHALRHHRYSGKVALTAHSVADRDVLAQSGADLVLLPYADAADQAVDLLTEPGARPARPSAAEPDTDIGASRA; translated from the coding sequence ATGGTCGCGGCGGTCTGCGGATACGTCGCCCGGTGGTTGCGGCAACCGTTGGTGGTGGCGTTCGTCGCGGTCGGCATCCTGGTCGGTCCCGCGGGCTTGCACTGGGTGCAGTCGGCCGACCAGGTCGATCTGCTCGCGAAGATCGGGATCACGCTGCTGTTGTTCGTGGTCGGGCTCAGGCTCGACCTGCACGTGATCCGCAGCCTGGGCCGGGTGGCCTTGGCGGTGGGGTCGGGACAGGTGGTGTTCACCGCGCTCGCCGGTTACCCGATCGCGCTCGCGCTGGGGCTGGCGCCGATTCCGGCCTTGTATGTGTCGGTCGCCCTCACGTTCTCCAGCACGGTGATTATCGTCAAGCTGTTGTCCGACAAGCGCGAGATCGATGCGCTGCACGGGCGCATCGCGCTGGGCATCCTCATCGTCCAAGACCTGGTGGTGGTTCTGGCGATGATTGTGCTGGCTGCCTTCGGAGCGGCCGGCCGGGACGACGTTTTCGGTTACGGCATGTTGGGAGTCGTTTCCGGGGGTGTCGCCTTCCTGGGGGGTGTCGCGCTGATGATGCGATACGTCCTTCCGCGGCTGCTCGACCGACTGGCCGCGTCAACCGAACTCCTGATTCTCTTTGCGGTCGCGTGGGGCGTGTCGCTGGCCGCGCTCGCCGAAACCCTGGGATTCGGCGAGGAGGTCGGCGCCTTCGTGGCGGGTGTTTCCCTGGCCTCGACCCAGTACCGCGAGGCGATCGGGTCTCGTCTCGTCGGGTTACGGGATTTCTTGTTGCTCTTCTTCTTCGTGAGTCTCGGCGCCCAGCAGGACATCGGGCTGCTCGATACGCAGATCGGTCCCGCGCTCGTCCTGTCGCTATTCGTGCTGATCGGCAATCCGCTCATCGTGATGATCATCATGGGGGCGATGGGATATCGCAAGCGCACCGGCTTGTTGACGGGCCTGACGGTCGCTCAGATCAGCGAGTTCTCGTTCATCCTGGGCTCGTTGGGAAGAGACCTGGGCCACATCGATTCGGGGGCGCTCGGGTTGATCACGCTGGTGGGATTGGTGACGATCGCGTTGTCGACATACATGATCCTCTATTCCCACGTGTTGTACGAGCGATTCGCCCCGTGGCTCGGCGCGTTCGAGCGCCGGACGGCCCATCGCGAGGAAGCCCTTGACTCGCCCGACGCCGCTCCGCAGGCCGACGTGATCGTGTTCGGCCTGGGGCGGTACGGCAGCCGGATCGTGGCGGGGCTTCGCCGGCGCGGTGCCGCGGTGCTGGGCGTGGACTTCGACCCCGAAGCCGTGGCGCGCTGCCGGAGCCTGGGCGTCCCCACGCACTACGGCGATGCCGAGGACCCGGAATTTCCCGCGAACCTCCCGCTCGGCCGTACGCGATGGGTGGTCAGCACCACGCCGGTCCGCGAGGTCAACATGGCACTGCTCCACGCGCTTCGCCACCATCGGTATTCCGGCAAGGTGGCGCTGACCGCGCACTCGGTCGCGGATCGGGACGTCCTGGCACAGAGCGGCGCGGATCTGGTGTTGTTGCCGTACGCGGATGCGGCGGATCAGGCCGTGGACCTACTGACCGAGCCCGGGGCCAGGCCGGCGCGTCCGTCGGCTGCTGAGCCTGACACGGACATCGGCGCCAGTCGGGCGTGA
- a CDS encoding HypC/HybG/HupF family hydrogenase formation chaperone, giving the protein MCLGIPGRILEIGGEGVTRSGRVDFSGIVKDVSLAFVPEAGLGDYVIVHVGFAIARVDEAEASRVFRYIDEMGELKELEDGGR; this is encoded by the coding sequence ATGTGCCTTGGTATTCCGGGCCGGATTCTTGAGATCGGCGGCGAAGGCGTCACCCGGTCGGGTCGCGTGGACTTCAGCGGTATCGTCAAAGACGTGTCTCTCGCGTTCGTGCCGGAAGCGGGGCTCGGCGACTACGTGATCGTGCACGTCGGGTTTGCGATCGCGCGGGTGGACGAAGCCGAGGCTTCCCGGGTGTTCCGGTACATCGACGAGATGGGAGAGCTGAAGGAACTGGAAGACGGGGGCCGATGA
- the hypE gene encoding hydrogenase expression/formation protein HypE: MSPPKQSISLSCPVPITHSHVLLAHGGGGRLMHRLIEDVFLSAFRNPLIETRHDAAVAVLSGARLAFTTDSYVVNPLFFPGGDIGVLAVNGTVNDLAMAGARPIYLSASFIIEEGLPVETLTRVVRSMRTASDEAGVQIVTGDTKVVDRGKGDGLFINTSGVGLVEARHPIAPTRVRPGDAILVSGDLGRHGIAVMSAREGLEFETTLESDTAPLASLVLAMIDSGVEIHCLRDLTRGGLASALNEIAEAAGVSIEIDERCVPIRDQVRGACELLGFDPLYVANEGRFAAFVPEADFERARDVMKAHPLGAGAALIGRVSHTGDPTVVVSSPIGTRRILDMLSGEQLPRIC, translated from the coding sequence ATGAGTCCACCCAAACAATCCATTTCGTTGTCATGCCCCGTCCCGATCACCCATTCCCACGTCCTGCTCGCGCACGGCGGCGGCGGGCGCTTGATGCACCGGCTGATCGAGGACGTGTTCCTCTCGGCGTTCAGGAATCCGTTGATCGAAACCCGTCACGACGCGGCGGTGGCCGTGCTCAGCGGCGCGCGGCTCGCGTTCACGACCGACTCCTACGTGGTGAATCCCCTGTTTTTCCCGGGAGGCGACATCGGTGTGCTCGCGGTCAACGGCACGGTGAACGACCTTGCAATGGCCGGCGCTCGTCCGATCTACCTTAGCGCGAGCTTCATCATTGAAGAGGGATTGCCGGTGGAAACCCTCACCCGCGTGGTACGTTCGATGCGAACCGCGTCGGATGAAGCCGGCGTCCAGATCGTGACCGGTGACACCAAGGTGGTGGACCGGGGCAAGGGGGACGGCCTGTTCATCAACACCTCCGGCGTGGGGCTCGTCGAAGCCCGTCATCCGATCGCTCCCACCCGGGTGCGACCGGGTGACGCGATTCTGGTGAGCGGGGACCTGGGCCGGCACGGGATCGCGGTGATGTCCGCCCGCGAGGGACTGGAGTTCGAGACCACGCTGGAGAGCGACACCGCGCCCCTGGCCTCGCTCGTGCTCGCGATGATCGACTCCGGCGTGGAGATCCACTGCCTGCGCGACCTCACGCGCGGCGGGTTGGCGAGCGCGCTCAATGAGATCGCCGAGGCCGCCGGGGTATCGATCGAGATCGACGAGCGATGCGTGCCGATTCGGGACCAGGTTCGAGGCGCGTGCGAGTTGCTCGGGTTCGACCCGCTGTACGTGGCCAACGAAGGCCGATTCGCCGCGTTCGTCCCCGAGGCGGATTTCGAACGCGCGAGGGACGTGATGAAGGCCCACCCGCTGGGCGCGGGCGCCGCCCTGATCGGCCGAGTGAGTCACACTGGCGATCCGACGGTCGTGGTCAGCAGCCCGATCGGAACCCGCCGAATCCTCGATATGCTGAGCGGCGAGCAGTTGCCCCGGATCTGTTGA